AAACCCTTCCATCTTTAGCCTCTATCCTTCCAAATAAAAGCGGACTGCCCACTGTGCCTTTTAAAACCATATCTACTTTAAGGGATGCCCTTGCTATGTTGTTGTCAACTGTAATATTGTCCGAGCCAGAAACCCTTACGCTCAGATTCATTCTGTCAAGGTAAGGGCTTGGTTTGCCTGCCTGTTTTGTTTTTTTAGATGATATAAGCCAGCTTTTCCACTCAAAGCTCTCTCTGTACCTTGCCCTGTTTATCGTCAACTCTCCTGTAATGTCCTGTGATTGTGCCGTGCCTTTTAAAACGAGATTTCCTCCTAAGTTCACCGAAAAGTCCTTTGAGATGGAGGCAGTAATATCTTTTATCTCTGTGTCCAGATAAAGCCTTTCTATCTCAAAACCGCTTAGACTAATCATACCTTTAAGTCCAATCTCTCCTCCGCCAAACCTTGCGTGTGCCCTCTGAAAAACAATCCTTCTACCTTCTACTGTAAGATAAGCATTTATTGCAGTAAGATGTTGTGGAATGCCTTTCAAGGCAACCGTTCCGTCAGAGACAGAAAGACTGCCATTTATCACTGGATTTTCCCAGTCTCCTTCAAGCGTAAGCATAAAGTCGGAAGTGCCTCTCAGTATCGAAATCCTATTTGAAACACCCTTCAGGATCGAAAGTGGAGATTTGCCTTCAATGGAGATGTCATAGTTTCTGCCAACCTCAACTGCCCCGGCTATACTAAAAGAGGCATCTCCACTTCTCATTACGGTCTTTAAGAGAGAGACCTTTCTGTCAAAGACCTTGAGCCTTACCTCAGAGTCATTGATAATCTCTTGACCAAACATAGCCACATTCAGATACGAGAGCCCTGCATCTGCCTCGATATGGTTCTTTGTGCCTTTAAGATAAACAGAGCCCTTCATGGTTAATGCAGAATCCGCAGGCACATCCCTTAGAAATGAAAAAAGCAGAAAATCATATCTTCCGCTTCCTATATCTACCTCTGCGCTCCATGGCAGTTCCTCTGCAAGGGTTGCATTTGCCTTGATGCCGAGCATTCCATCGAGCACTTTAGCATCTAAAAAGACATCCCTTCCTTTTAGCTCTGCCTTTAGGATGCCGTCTCCTATAGCTTTCCCCTTAAAAATTCCTTCTGAAAGCCATCCCTTAAGAGACACCTGAGGGTTATCGAAGGACCCCCTGCCCTCCATGAGAAAGTTTAATGCATAGTTGACAATGATTGGCTTTCGGAGTAAATCCTTCAGATGAAGTCGGGTTGAAGATGCGGTGAAGCTAAAATCCTTGTTCCTCGAAAACCTACCCTTCAGGGATAAGGAGGACTCAGCCTGCCTGAATATTGCATTATCCACATTGAAGTCATTTAAGTCATAGCAATAACGAAATGACGCAGTGGAAATCGGAATATCGTATAGCTCTACATCTTTTAGTTGGGCAGAGCCTGAAATCAGGGGTGCTGTGCCCTTTATAGTTAAATCGGAGCTAAGACTGCCCTTTGAAGGTATATCTGTCTTTAAGACCTTTATTAGTCCTCCGAGGTCAGCCTTTTGGACTGAGACCGAAAGGTCATAGTCTGGCTCTTTTAAGTCAAACACCTTTAGGGCAGAAGGAAACATTACCTTGCCCTTTGCCGAAATCTCTCCTCCTTCGCCCAGACCAATTAATTGTCTTATCTCAAGGAGGCTTTTCCTATAAGAAAATGAGCTTACGACATTGCCTATCGCATAGTCATCCAATCTTGCCCCTGACGATATAACATCCATCTCTACGAGAGGGTCATCGAATGTTCCAGTCACCTTGCCTCCTATCTCGGCTTGACCTGTGAGTCTCTTAAAATAAGGAGACATAAGGTCAAATACATCCGAGGTTATGCCTGTGCCTGACATCTCGATAGTCTTTGAGTTTAAATTTAGTGTGCCACTGATAAGGGCATCCGACTCAGCAGTCTTGATGCTTATCTCGGAAAGGCTGAGCACTCGGTCTGTCATCTGAAAACTTCCATCCGCATACTTTATTCTGCCCAGAGGATGATTAAGGGTCTCAACCGAGACAAATGAAAACCTGCCTTTTGGATTAAAGGCATAACCCGAAGAATAAAGCTCGCCTGTCACCTTTCCAGATGGAAGCCTTAATCTGGAAACCTTGATTAATTCAATCAAAGGAGGGCTATCAACATCCCTGACCCTAACCATGACAGAGTAGGGCTTTCCTTTCGGGATGCTCATGGATGCCTCAAGTGTGCCTTTGCCATTATAAAGTCTTGCTATTCCGTTTTTAAACTTCATGCTCCCGTCTTCGTAAGAGACACTGCACTTAAGGTCATCCACCTTAACGCCAAAAAGCGTGCCTTTTTTCAATCTTGCATCTGCATTGCCTTTAATGTCATTTATATTGCCTGTGAGGTTTCCCCTAAAGCTTATTAAGCCGTCAAGAGGCTTTTTTGGTTTTTTTGCCCTTAAAAGCTCCATTAGAGTCTCAAGATAAAAATCCCCTTTCAGAGCCATATCTACAAACGGCATGGTGATGTCCTTTTGAAGTTTTATAGTGCCATTTGCGTATATCCTTCCCTCGCCTCTTCTTTTTAGTCCGAATATCTTTTTGATTGAATCCACAAGGACATTTAGCGTTACAGAGAAACTGCCTGTTTCGTCCGTATAAAAACCCGTGCTATTCATCAAAGAGCCATAAGAGGTTATCTTAAGTGCCTTGAGGTCAACGCCATCCTTTCTGAGGATGGCGTTTCCATTAGCCTCGGCTTTTATCTCAGGCCAGTTCTTAAATGTCCCTGAAAGCTCCGAGGCAGAAAAGCTCACATCAGGTGCCTCCCTTATATTTATATCTGCATTTACTCCCTTTCCTGAGGCAGTGAGCAGGTTTGCCTCATCATAAAAAGAAAACCCCGAGTCTTTAATCTCAACTGTCTTTACCCTGACCTTGACTATTCTTTTTCTGTTTGCATAGCTCTTAAGGTTTTTCAATACATCTTCTGCATCTGCCCTTGTTGTGGATACCTGAGCAGTGCCAATATAAAGCCTGCTTATCTCGAATTCGCCCCTTAGGATTCCAGAAAGCCCTATGTATGATTTTATAGTGTCTGCACTAAAAAGCCTTTTGCCCTGCTCGTTAAACATCTTTATATCCGTTACGCCGATAAAAAAAGGGAATATGTTTATATACATCTTCTGAGCAATCACCTGATTGCCTGTTGCGGTTTGAAGCTGTCGCTGGATGACCTTCTTAAGGAAATTAGAAGTATAAGGGCCCCTTAGGGCAAATGTAACCGTTCCTGCAAGGAAGAGTAAAAGCAGGATGCATATCGACTTCTTAAGTCCTAACCTTTTAAATATGCCCACCCATAGCCTCCACCATAATAGTATACATATATGAGTAAGCTAAGGGTATAAATGTCAATTATTTCTTATTCCTGAGCTTTGCCCCAAACCCCAGTTGCTTTAGGTGAAGCGCATCTGCGATGTCCTTCATGCCCAAGAAAAGTAACCAAAAGAATCGCACCCATGAAAATTTCGGTCTCTGACCACTGAAATTTTCTAAAGGGGGCTATCAAGCCAATTTAGAAATGTTGCCTTTTCTTCCTTACGGCTGTTCAATTAGCTTGAGGATGGATTCCTTAACCTTTGCAAAAATTTCGTGCTTTACCCTACCAAATGTCTTCAGGACTATTAACTTATTCAGGGCATATATCTTGTCAGCCCTTATCATGCTTGTGACCTTTAAGTTGCCTTCCTCTAAATCATCTGCAGTCAATATGACGGTAAAATCTCGAGGCTCAACATTTGAAGTAAGGGCAACTACTACAATATCTTCGTTAGCTTCATTGTATTTATCTGAGGAGATTATAACAGCAGGTCGTTTTTTCTGAGATGTCAGATTTGTAAACGGTATAGGGATAAGGACTATATCCCTTTGTTTAAGCATTGTTCCAGATAGCGTCGTCTATTGGATTGTCCCAGAATTTAAGGCTGCTTTCTGCTGCCTGCATCATCTCAAAGGATTCCTCATCAGGCAGTATGATAACCTCAACCTTTGCTCCTTCAGGAAATGGTAGCTTTGGTAAATCTATCGTGCCGTTTTCCTTAATAACAGAATGATATTTATATGCCTTCATCCTTGCCTCCTCTGTCTCTATTTTACCTTAATCCTTCTTTAAAATCACCGGGCATGCTAAAAAAAGTTAGTGCCCTCAAAAATGTACTTGTCCCTATTGTTCTCTACTATTGTTCTATTGTTCGGCTTCCATCTGCAACAAAAGAAAAATTAGAAGTGATGCTGGCATAAAAAGTTAGGGGGGAGGGAAGAACAAGTGAGCCGTTTTTTTCTTTTTTTTACCATTTCGTCCCTATTTACCATTTATTTTTACCTAACCTGTAATCTTGGGCCTTTCTTTTGCATCTATTTTGTCTTTGCGTTTACTGGTTAATTTCTTTATTGATTCTTCGGCTGGCAAATCTTCTGGCATTGTTCCACCGAGTTTTTTAATAGTGGCACGGACTTCCGCGCCTACTTTCTGATGTGTATTAATAGCACCCCTTTCATTATTTATGCTATCTCGGATAAGCTTTTCTTCGGTCTGTGTGATTCTAAACTCATTTGCAGCCAATTCGGTTCTTCCTGCACAATCAAGCAGGTCTTCCTTAGAAGGTATATTCTTTTTCTGCTTTATTTCAGCTAACCCCATTTCATAGAGACCTCTATAACCAGCACTATGAAATAAA
This region of Nitrospirota bacterium genomic DNA includes:
- a CDS encoding type II toxin-antitoxin system PemK/MazF family toxin; amino-acid sequence: MLKQRDIVLIPIPFTNLTSQKKRPAVIISSDKYNEANEDIVVVALTSNVEPRDFTVILTADDLEEGNLKVTSMIRADKIYALNKLIVLKTFGRVKHEIFAKVKESILKLIEQP
- a CDS encoding translocation/assembly module TamB domain-containing protein, giving the protein MGIFKRLGLKKSICILLLLFLAGTVTFALRGPYTSNFLKKVIQRQLQTATGNQVIAQKMYINIFPFFIGVTDIKMFNEQGKRLFSADTIKSYIGLSGILRGEFEISRLYIGTAQVSTTRADAEDVLKNLKSYANRKRIVKVRVKTVEIKDSGFSFYDEANLLTASGKGVNADINIREAPDVSFSASELSGTFKNWPEIKAEANGNAILRKDGVDLKALKITSYGSLMNSTGFYTDETGSFSVTLNVLVDSIKKIFGLKRRGEGRIYANGTIKLQKDITMPFVDMALKGDFYLETLMELLRAKKPKKPLDGLISFRGNLTGNINDIKGNADARLKKGTLFGVKVDDLKCSVSYEDGSMKFKNGIARLYNGKGTLEASMSIPKGKPYSVMVRVRDVDSPPLIELIKVSRLRLPSGKVTGELYSSGYAFNPKGRFSFVSVETLNHPLGRIKYADGSFQMTDRVLSLSEISIKTAESDALISGTLNLNSKTIEMSGTGITSDVFDLMSPYFKRLTGQAEIGGKVTGTFDDPLVEMDVISSGARLDDYAIGNVVSSFSYRKSLLEIRQLIGLGEGGEISAKGKVMFPSALKVFDLKEPDYDLSVSVQKADLGGLIKVLKTDIPSKGSLSSDLTIKGTAPLISGSAQLKDVELYDIPISTASFRYCYDLNDFNVDNAIFRQAESSLSLKGRFSRNKDFSFTASSTRLHLKDLLRKPIIVNYALNFLMEGRGSFDNPQVSLKGWLSEGIFKGKAIGDGILKAELKGRDVFLDAKVLDGMLGIKANATLAEELPWSAEVDIGSGRYDFLLFSFLRDVPADSALTMKGSVYLKGTKNHIEADAGLSYLNVAMFGQEIINDSEVRLKVFDRKVSLLKTVMRSGDASFSIAGAVEVGRNYDISIEGKSPLSILKGVSNRISILRGTSDFMLTLEGDWENPVINGSLSVSDGTVALKGIPQHLTAINAYLTVEGRRIVFQRAHARFGGGEIGLKGMISLSGFEIERLYLDTEIKDITASISKDFSVNLGGNLVLKGTAQSQDITGELTINRARYRESFEWKSWLISSKKTKQAGKPSPYLDRMNLSVRVSGSDNITVDNNIARASLKVDMVLKGTVGSPLLFGRIEAKDGRVYFRNSEFQILTATADYAEHLRAGPFFGIIAETFSKGYHIRLSLEGQVDRFHMSLYSDPPLGEIEILSLLTVGDFGENLKGLEGSIGAAEAASFLTGKYQDVIEERLKDITGIDRATIDPYISKSSGSIVPRVTVTKKLLGERLFATYSTAVGAQEQVLKLEYFLAGNVSLVGLRDERGSVGGDIKFRFQFK